A stretch of the Tachysurus fulvidraco isolate hzauxx_2018 chromosome 18, HZAU_PFXX_2.0, whole genome shotgun sequence genome encodes the following:
- the soul5l gene encoding heme-binding protein 2: MLLLRCIVYLTLLLVAESGVGSSNSTSSYCTESKECLQFELVCQTDEYEVRHYSSTRWVSTDAEAYLMGVGAAMAFRRLYQYITGTNQAGIQMEMTAPVLVEVPEETHTWEPALYTLNFLLPSVFQSERPPDPIDDKLYFTEMPEMNVYVRSYGGWMLSVSSRLHTHLLTKELQRVNANYNHTHHYAVGYDSPLKLFHRHNEVWYLVNGEPVCNGTMQNTTDITATANTTITANASTANSSTTASTANSSTTASNASSSTTASNANTSATASNANSSTTASTANSSTTASTANSSTTASTANSSTTDSTANSSTTDSTANSSVATDPTATE; encoded by the exons AT gTTACTTCTCCGCtgtattgtgtatttaactCTGCTGCTGGTGGCTGAGAGTGGAGTGGG cTCGAGTAATTCCACAAGCAGTTACTGCACCGAGTCTAAGGAGTGCCTGCAGTTTGAGTTGGTGTGCCAGACAGACGAGTATGAA gtgcgaCACTACTCTTCTACTCGGTGGGTGTCCACTGACGCTGAAGCTTATCTCATGGGCGTTGGAGCAGCCATGGCCTTCAGACGTCTCTATCAGTACATCACTGGAACCAAccaagcag gtATTCAGATGGAGATGACCGCTCCAGTTTTAGTTGAAGTACCAGAAGAGACCCACACATGGGAGCCAGCACTCTACACACTGAACTTCCTGCTCCCTTCAGTCTTTCAGAGTGAACGTCCTCCTGACCCGATCGATGACAAG ctgtattttacagagatgcctgAGATGAATGTGTACGTGAGGAGTTATGGTGGATGGATGCTCTCGGTCTCATCtcgactccacacacacctgctAACCAAAGAGCTGCAGAGAGTCAACGCTAActacaaccacacacaccactatgCTGTGGGCTATGACAG tcctcTGAAACTCTTTCACAGACATAATGAGGTGTGGTACCTGGTGAACGGCGAGCCAGTGTGTAATGGAACGATGCAGAACACCACCGATATCACCGCTACTGCTAACACTACTATCACCGCTAATGCTAGCACTGCTAATTCTTCTACTACTGCTAGCACTGCTAATTCTTCTACTACTGCTAGCAATGCTAGTTCTTCTACTACTGCTAGCAATGCTAATACTTCTGCTACTGCTAGCAATGCTAATTCTTCTACTACTGCTAGCACTGCTAATTCTTCTACTACTGCTAGCACTGCTAATTCTTCTACTACTGCTAGCACTGCTAATTCTTCTACTACTGATAGCACTGCTAATTCTTCTACTACTGATAGCACTGCTAATTCTTCTGTGGCAACTGATCCTACTGCTACTGAATAA